Proteins co-encoded in one Aspergillus luchuensis IFO 4308 DNA, chromosome 6, nearly complete sequence genomic window:
- a CDS encoding uncharacterized protein (COG:G;~EggNog:ENOG410QDI9;~InterPro:IPR011701,IPR036259;~PFAM:PF07690;~TransMembrane:10 (i46-63o87-109i116-135o177-198i210-232o317-337i346-365o377-397i409-428o440-461i);~go_function: GO:0022857 - transmembrane transporter activity [Evidence IEA];~go_process: GO:0055085 - transmembrane transport [Evidence IEA]), whose protein sequence is MDVSDMDRKSTDKNDDPVIKATNVEIGDILVSDYTEQQYKKLTRKIDYYLMPMMFFFYGIQQVDKTSTSIQAIFGMEDDLNLHGQQYQWLTTIFYLTYLIGEFPSVYLLQRFNVGLVLSIYITCWGICLICISAVQNWSQLMALRALQGFFESNISPGFLHITGVWYRTEEHANRSLFWQSSEGFFCIVCNLIVYAIARHVEAHGGIEAWRCISLFLGSLTLAGAVAAFFLLGCPHEVRWLSEDEKRMSTARTLDNQVGQDTTGKEWSWPQVIEAFKDPQLYFSFANSFLGNIPNGGITTFSSLMYETFGFSEWESMLYGCPRYAAFVVSFLIVGLYTRKVKNQRMWVMIVCCILPFIALLVMSLLPNTPQYKWVKWGMFMMTVVFSMAIFLGWSLIPSNVAGKTKRSVVSAMTLIAYCAGNMAGAQVFKTKDAPRYVSGTIACSVCFALEVIVILAWRGWYMWENRRRERIVQSMGISKEEQERRGRELGAQDVTDMNNVYFRYTM, encoded by the exons ATGGACGTATCAGACATGGACCGAAAATCGACTGACAAGAATGACGACCCCGTCATCAAGGCTACCAATGTGGAGATTGGGGACATTCTAGTGTCTG ACTATACTGAGCAACAATATAAGAAATTGACCCGGAAGATCGACTACTACCTCATGCCAATGAT gttcttcttctacggAATACAGCAGGTAGACAAGACCTCAACTAGTATTCAAGCA ATATttgggatggaggatgacttGAATCTACACGGCCAACAATATCAATGGCTGACCACGAT CTTCTATCTTACGTACCTTATCGGAGAGTTCCCCTCTGTCTATCTCCTACAAAGATTCAATGTTGGCTTGGTCCTATCCATCTATATTACATGCTGGG GAATATGTCTTATCTGTATCAGCGCCGTACAAAATTGGTCGCAGTTGATGGCCCTCCGTGCCCTCCAAGGCTTCTTCGAAAGCAATATATctccaggcttcctccacattACAGGTGTCTGGTACCGCACCGAGGAACATGCCAATCGCTCCCTCTTCTGGCAGTCGTCAGAGGGCTTCTTCTGTATTGTCTGTAACCTTATCGTATACGCCATTGCTAGACATGTTGAAGCCCACGGCGGTATAGAGGCCTGGAGATGCATTTCACTTTTTCTAGGTTCGCTTACCCTGGCCGGTGCAGTagccgccttcttcttgctcggtTGCCCACACGAAGTGCGCTGGCTAAGTGAGGATGAAAAACGCATGTC GACCGCCCGCACGCTGGACAACCAAGTTGGTCAGGATACGACGGGTAAAGAGTGGTCCTGGCCACAAGTTATCGAAGCCTTCAAAGACCCACAACTCTACTTTTCCTTCGCCAATTCTTTCCTTGGCAATATTCCCAACGG AGGCATCACAACCTTCAGCTCCCTCATGTACGAGACCTTTGGCTTTAGTGAATGGGAATCCATGCTTTACGGCTGTCCCCGATATG CTGCCTTCGTAGTCAGCTTCCTCATCGTTGGATTGTACACTCGCAAAGTTAAAAACCAACGCATGTGGGTCATGATTGTCTGCTGCATTCTTCCCTTCATTGCCCTCCTAGTGATGTCCCTCCTCCCTAACACACCCCAATACAAATGGGTGAAGTGGGGAATGTTTATGATGACAGTTGTCTTCTCTATGGCTATCTTCCTGGGTTGGAGTCTCA TCCCCTCCAATGTCGCAGGTAAAACGAAGCGATCCGTCGTTTCTGCCATGACGTTGATTGCCTATTGCGCCGGAAACATGGCTGGTGCGCAGGTATTCAAGACCAAAGATGCGCCCCGATATGTCTCGGGAACGATCGCGTGCTCGGTGTGTTTCGCTCTCGAGGTTATTGTTATTCTTGCCTGGAGAGGCTGGTATATGTGGGAGAATCGACGCAGGGAGCGAATTGTACAGAGCATGGGCATCTCTAAAGAGGAGCAAGAACGGCGGGGTAGAGAGTTGGGGGCGCAGGATGTTACGGATATGAACAATGTTTATTTTCGATATACCATGTGA
- a CDS encoding uncharacterized protein (COG:S;~EggNog:ENOG410PJHC;~InterPro:IPR035896,IPR011009,IPR002575;~PFAM:PF01636): MWGCDVEDCNRPAVRLDGDCVICDRDFCDEHIEHGCPKWQDGELYDLAAQEAERGEITRLLDSLNLSALLKRATYLRNGIACCSPQPLVYDRSKRSSVMGGMNYHIEILFADGVQWLARIRRSNATSPPPELRDYIICSEVATLRFLDNMKVRVPRVFDYALKGQTPVGVGYILMEKLPGKSLRWSLASQEQRKKVMTQLADVYIELERFAFNSMGSMNEPGSDHIAPFARESLTEYVNSQMVPLGPYKDPREYLQSSIELIMRLILRGERYAGREIDAFLLHRFLLDCIPRIIEHHTYDDGRFYLRHADDKGDHILVDGDYNITGIVDWEWAHTDSKTEAFKSPVMLLPVSDFYEGVNTVGKDESTFADILEAKGNKGLADIVRNGRLLHRFQFCCGYDFADWDGFLGLFEGLRNALNIDADLGWDDWKTNALERYSGDVRLKTLLGQTG; encoded by the exons ATGTGGGGGTGCGACGTTGAAGACTGCAACAGGCCGGCTGTACGATTAGACGGTGACTGTGTTATTTGCGACCGTGATTTTTGTGATGAACATATTGAACACGGATGTCCCAAGTGGCag GACGGAGAACTCTACGATCTAGCTGCTCAGGAAGCAGAGAGGGGCGAGATAACCAGGTTACTAGATTCTCTGAACCTCTCTGCACTCCTCAAGAGAGCGACCTACTTACGAAATGGGATTGCCTGTTGCTCGCCTCAACCTCTTGTATACGACAGATCAAAACGCTCATCAGTTATGGGTGGCATGAATTATCATATAGAAATTCTTTTTGCTGATGGGGTTCAGTGGTTGGCGCGTATTCGAAGATCCAACGCtacttcaccacctcctgaACTACGTGACTATATCATATGCAGCGAAGTCGCGACTCTTAGATTTCTGGACAACATGAAAGTCCGTGTTCCGAGGGTGTTCGACTATGCGCTGAAGGGTCAAACTCCCGTCGGCGTTGGATATATACTCATGGAAAAACTCCCGGGCAAATCATTACGCTGGTCTCTCGCGTCTCAGgagcaaaggaagaaagTTATGACTCAGCTAGCGGATGTATACATTGAGTTGGAACGTTTTGCGTTCAACAGTATGGGATCTATGAATGAACCAGGAAGTGACCACATTGCTCCGTTTGCCCGGGAATCATTGACCGAATATGTCAACTCGCAAATGGTTCCCCTCGGGCCATACAAGGACCCGAGAGAGTACCTCCAATCTAGCATTGAGCTCATAATGAGATTGATCCTGAGAGGGGAACGCTATGCAGGACGCGAGATAGATGCATTCTTACTTCACCGATTTCTCCTTGATTGCATCCCAAGAATCATAGAACATCACACTTATGACGACGGACGATTCTATCTACGGCACGCTGATGACAAGGGTGATCATATTCTCGTTGATGGTGATTACAATATCACGGGAATCGTTGATTGGGAATGGGCTCATACAGACTCAAAGACTGAAGCATTTAAATCGCCCGTCATGCTTCTCCCAGTTTCTGACTTCTACGAAGGAGTTAATACTGTTGGCAAGGATGAATCCACCTTTGCAGATATACTTGAGGCAAAAGGAAACAAGGGACTTGCAGACATAGTCAGGAATGGGAGACTGCTTCATCGGTTCCAGTTCTGTTGTGGATATGACTTTGCAGATTGGGATGGGTTCTTAGGCCTTTTTGAAGGCCTTCGAAATGCCTTGAACATAGATGCAGATTTGGGCTGGGATGACTGGAAGACAAACGCTTTGGAACGATATTCGGGTGATGTACGTCTGAAGACTCTACTGGGGCAGACGGGATAG
- a CDS encoding fungal specific transcription factor domain-containing protein (COG:K;~EggNog:ENOG410PJHT;~InterPro:IPR036864,IPR007219,IPR001138;~PFAM:PF00172,PF04082;~go_function: GO:0000981 - DNA-binding transcription factor activity, RNA polymerase II-specific [Evidence IEA];~go_function: GO:0003677 - DNA binding [Evidence IEA];~go_function: GO:0008270 - zinc ion binding [Evidence IEA];~go_process: GO:0006351 - transcription, DNA-templated [Evidence IEA];~go_process: GO:0006355 - regulation of transcription, DNA-templated [Evidence IEA]), with protein sequence MMHTFTTPGSVPRRRKVRRACRFCREHRVRCDAVAPCHQCVMNKVHCSRLRRSDSPSGRADAAMDVSRSSLHVTPRASVTKGRQTPSGGMTPCPDDKETAPINYRLDSTLGFIDRINTFCAGVSQLSSRWSPAGPPPAYSSPFTPHDTDGTAAIECDLSSAQVNRVLEIFWARLFPQVPIVRQEDLECPPSHEDTATGSHPQPLRDAVTAYTMQYIFYSGLNARLLGLQWKQFNSSNRCSKKIGMPYFQRCLTGAMQYSTFAKPSLPNLQCYCIMTLYLLDAGQHQAAYNMIGLAVRIARSLDLDCDPPPQASREQAELNSRIWWTLVHLDFRCSRHLGKPISVQLPISRSPPPCWMSNDPPRPVRFPYHNESIRLTCAALAVIESMAHHEKTRKTHDIEFQANVLTDNLHHLRVWKDELRQNTWFKHLQLDVQDVPISRKYFCGPGENGSGEEYNDYMIKTPLQIQTEALLELQYHDAMISLHRVFIQFPRQPAMNRENPLAGAHAATALRHALATIQTVYSCMTAHDIFYGSCELYQYQWNAVLTLMGFMLAFPFCPRCPQARGYVDLALETFEFAGYQNDAAVRAACLTRHLCEKVDKLTMMLNIDLRRGVTESTKDVPAPTKDGLTQQANQQSGSVNTNIDADSTNIDHSLLSLAQNQAGDDLFWPWADLVDPDIWPSYCVGVNEAFADISHLPTMTNSL encoded by the coding sequence atgatgcatACCTTTACGACCCCAGGTTCAGTGCCTAGGCGCCGCAAAGTGCGCCGGGCATGCCGTTTCTGTCGAGAGCATCGAGTGCGGTGCGACGCAGTTGCACCCTGCCATCAATGCGTGATGAACAAGGTGCACTGTAGCCGTCTTAGGCGCTCTGACAGCCCATCTGGTCGGGCAGATGCTGCTATGGATGTGTCCCGATCCTCACTTCACGTCACCCCGAGAGCCAGTGTCACCAAGGGAAGACAGACACCCAGCGGGGGCATGACACCATGTCCCGACGACAAAGAGACAGCTCCGATCAACTATCGCTTGGACTCAACACTTGGCTTCATCGATCGCATAAACACCTTCTGCGCTGGTGTATCCCAACTGTCCTCTCGGTGGTCCCCTGCGGGCCCCCCTCCTGCTTATTCATCACCTTTTACTCCCCATGATACAGATGGCACAGCTGCGATTGAATGCGATTTATCCTCCGCTCAAGTTAATCGCGTTCTAGAGATATTCTGGGCACGGTTATTCCCACAAGTTCCAATTGTTCGCCAAGAGGATCTAGAGTGCCCTCCTTCCCACGAGGATACTGCGACTGGCTCCCATCCACAACCTCTGCGGGATGCTGTAACAGCCTACACCATGCAGTATATATTCTACTCTGGCCTCAATGCTCGGCTTCTTGGATTGCAATGGAAGCAATTCAATAGCAGCAATCGGTGCTCGAAGAAGATTGGCATGCCTTATTTCCAACGTTGTCTAACAGGCGCGATGCAATATTCAACGTTTGCGAAGCCCTCCCTTCCAAACCTTCAGTGCTACTGTATCATGACCTTGTACTTACTGGATGCTGGACAACACCAGGCGGCGTATAATATGATCGGGCTTGCTGTTCGGATTGCTCGATCATTAGACCTTGACTGTGACCCGCCCCCTCAAGCATCCCGGGAGCAGGCGGAGCTAAACTCTCGTATCTGGTGGACCTTAGTCCATCTCGACTTCCGCTGCTCAAGGCACCTTGGAAAGCCTATTAGTGTACAGCTTCCTATATCTAGATCTCCGCCACCATGTTGGATGTCGAACGATCCGCCCCGTCCGGTACGGTTCCCATATCATAATGAATCGATTCGTCTCACGTGTGCGGCCCTGGCAGTCATTGAGTCAATGGCACACCACgaaaagacaagaaagacacATGACATTGAATTTCAGGCAAACGTTTTGACGGATAATTTGCATCATTTACGTGTATGGAAAGACGAATTACGCCAAAACACATGGTTCAAGCACCTTCAACTGGACGTCCAAGATGTGCCCATCTCACGAAAGTATTTCTGTGGTCCAGGAGAGAATGGAAGTGGCGAGGAGTACAATGACTATATGATTAAAACGCCACTCCAAATTCAAACGGAGGCCCTGCTTGAACTCCAATACCACGATGCCATGATTAGTCTGCATAGAGTTTTTATCCAATTCCCTCGTCAGCCCGCCATGAACCGAGAAAATCCCCTTGCCGGTGCGCATGCTGCAACTGCTCTGAGACACGCCTTGGCAACGATCCAAACAGTGTATTCTTGTATGACCGCGCATGATATATTCTATGGATCATGCGAACTTTATCAATATCAGTGGAATGCCGTGCTGACGCTGATGGGTTTTATGCTGGCTTTTCCTTTCTGTCCGCGCTGTCCACAAGCACGAGGCTACGTCGACCTAGCCCTGGAGACATTTGAGTTTGCGGGTTATCAAAATGACGCCGCAGTTCGTGCAGCATGTCTCACTCGTCATCTATGTGAGAAGGTGGACAAGCTGACTATGATGTTGAATATTGACCTCCGGCGAGGTGTGACCGAGAGCACAAAGGATGTACCTGCGCCGACAAAAGATGGGTTGACACAACAGGCGAATCAACAGTCTGGCTCGGTTAATACGAACATAGATGCAGACAGTACGAACATTGATCATTCCCTTTTGTCTCTTGCACAGAACCAGGCAGGTGATGATTTGTTTTGGCCTTGGGCGGATCTCGTTGATCCCGATATCTGGCCCAGCTATTGCGTTGGAGTCAACGAAGCCTTCGCAGATATTTCTCACTTACCCACGATGACGAATtctttatag
- a CDS encoding cytochrome P450 (COG:Q;~EggNog:ENOG410PMQ6;~InterPro:IPR001128,IPR002403,IPR017972,IPR036396;~PFAM:PF00067;~TransMembrane:2 (i27-47o59-80i);~go_function: GO:0004497 - monooxygenase activity [Evidence IEA];~go_function: GO:0005506 - iron ion binding [Evidence IEA];~go_function: GO:0016705 - oxidoreductase activity, acting on paired donors, with incorporation or reduction of molecular oxygen [Evidence IEA];~go_function: GO:0020037 - heme binding [Evidence IEA];~go_process: GO:0055114 - oxidation-reduction process [Evidence IEA]) — protein MLSEFLTEVGDLSARGWHWTHKAHPSLVAAIVAASVLVLWRLLRFSIVPSFYPNDPKELPYWIPFLGHGGAFFSNSNALLSRAQKYYKYNNNPFALTIAHSLLYVITKPQDVADAYRNTETLSFNEFVQAMMRACGNTEFCVRAMYKPLPKQKAGFPNPHGKPLATLARQMHIHQLYPGDNLDFLEKQFLDWVEPKLNIARLQRECPYQVRASNGNDKDTNTIVLPLMEWCSDFFTRAGQEAYFGPELAKVDPSLPKTFIVFDELSWQVLYQYPDLLAGEMKAARDAIQRALKKYIQMPQEDRHGDAWFTKAMENEMRALGISEDDIATMLVTIYWGINTNTRKAACWLLTYILYYGPDHYVDAIRAETAPAFRSGNPIPDLTYLHDNCPLLDAMWNETIRMSAYSASVRMITSDTVIGGKVLRKGNRLMIPYRQLHFDEAIFGVDFPVNEFRPERFSVKGGRNLTRSDNWRPFGGGTTMCPGRYVAKRFVMLFVTLLLRRFDVELVDKRVPEAEDGKPVLGIMSIKEGDDVCVRVRERVTVD, from the exons ATGCTATCCGAGTTTTTGACTGAGGTTGGTGACCTCTCTGCCAGAGGATGGCATTGGACCCACAAGGCCCATCCGTCTTTGGTGGCAGCCATCGTTGCCGCCAGCGTGCTGGTACTCTGGCGGTTACTGCGATTCTCCATCGTGCCCTCATTTTACCCCAACGACCCCAAAGAATTACCTTATTGGATTCCAT TTCTGG GCCACGGCGGCGCCTTCTTCAGTAACTCCAATGCGCTGCTCTCCCGCGCACA AAAATACTACaagtacaacaacaaccccttcGCTCTCACTATTGCCCACTCCCTTCTTTATGTCATCACCAAGCCCCAGGACGTTGCGGACGCATACCGAAATACTGAGACGCTTTCCTTCAACGAGTTCGTGCAAGCGATGATGCGCGCCTGTGGAAACACCGAGTTCTGCGTGCGGGCAATGTACAAGCCCCTACCCAAGCAGAAAGCCGGATTCCCGAATCCCCACGGGAAACCACTAGCGACGCTAGCACGACAGATGCACATCCATCAGCTCTATCCCGGCGATAACCTAGACTTCCTGGAGAAACAATTTCTAGATTGGGTGGAACCTAAACTAAACATCGCAAGACTCCAGAGAGAATGCCCCTATCAAGTCCGGGCGAGCAATGGCAACGATAAGGACACCAACACCATCGTGCTTCCTCTAATGGAATGGTGCTCGGACTTCTTCACCCGTGCCGGCCAGGAGGCTTACTTCGGCCCTGAGTTGGCAAAGGTTgatccttcccttccaaagACCTTCATTGTCTTCGACGAGCTGAGCTGGCAGGTGCTGTACCAGTACCCGGACTTGCTGGCCGGGGAGATGAAAGCCGCACGAGATGCGATCCAGCGCGCCTTAAAGAAATACATTCAAATGCCGCAGGAGGACCGACACGGGGACGCCTGGTTTACTAAGGCGATGGAGAACGAGATGAGGGCCCTGGGAATCAGTGAAGATGATATTGCAACTATGTTGGTGACGATTTACTGGGG AATCAATACAAACACCCGCAAAGCAGCCTGCTGGCTCCTAACCTACATCCTCTACTACGGCCCAGATCATTACGTTGACGCCATCCGCGCAGAAACTGCGCCAGCCTTTCGCTCCGGCAACCCCATCCCCGACCTGACCTACCTCCATGACAACTGCCCACTACTAGACGCCATGTGGAATGAAACCATCCGCATGTCAGCGTATTCAGCTTCAGTGCGGATGATCACATCCGACACCGTCATCGGCGGCAAGGTCCTGCGCAAGGGAAACCGATTGATGATCCCGTATCGGCAGTTGCACTTCGATGAAGCCATTTTCGGGGTTGATTTTCCGGTCAACGAGTTCCGCCCGGAGCGATTCAGCGTTAAGGGCGGTCGCAATTTGACACGCAGCGATAATTGGCGACCCTTTGGCGGCGGGACTACCATGTGTCCCGGGCGGTATGTGGCGAAACGATTTGTTATGTTGTTTGTTACGTTGTTGTTGCGCCGGTTTGATGTCGAATTGGTGGATAAGCGTGTCCCTGAggcggaggatgggaagcCGGTGTTGGGGATTATGTCGATTAAAGAAGGTGATGACGTTTGTGTGCGGGTTAGGGAGAGGGTTACTGTAGATTAA
- a CDS encoding uncharacterized protein (COG:Q;~EggNog:ENOG410PK4R;~InterPro:IPR036396;~go_function: GO:0005506 - iron ion binding [Evidence IEA];~go_function: GO:0016705 - oxidoreductase activity, acting on paired donors, with incorporation or reduction of molecular oxygen [Evidence IEA];~go_function: GO:0020037 - heme binding [Evidence IEA];~go_process: GO:0055114 - oxidation-reduction process [Evidence IEA]) produces the protein MIDEAYVSAGGMPFKVPTPNNNHLMVTSSYHIKELINAPLQSLSLHAVAKEILQPKYTMSGFEWQDQRGIEGTGFVRALRSRLTAHLPGMLPDLKRMVEAAIMEELSTPETDGSVHCRLFPLIKRAVTKVNCFVFFGEQLAQNPEFTAAALEFPQTVIFASEILRITPSFLRQYEWRIWPPDAVSR, from the exons ATGATAGATGAAGCATATGTCTCG GCCGGTGGGATGCCCTTCAAAGTGCctacccccaacaacaaccacttGATGGTGACTTCGAGTTATCACATCAAAGAGTTGATAAATGCGCCTCTTCAGAGTCTATCCCTTCATGCTGTGGCTAAAGAG ATCTTACAACCGAAATACACAATGTCTGGCTTTGAGTGGCAAGACCAGCGTGGGATCGAGGGGACGGGCTTCGTGCGAGCCTTGAGGAGCAGGCTCACTGCTCACTTGCCCGGCATGCTACCCGACCTCAAGCGAATGGTCGAGGCTGCCATTATGGAAGAACTGAGCACACCAGAAACCGATG GCTCTGTGCATTGCCGACTGTTCCCGCTGATCAAGCGAGCTGTCACCAAGGTCAACTgttttgtcttcttcggggaGCAGCTCG CTCAAAATCCCGAATTCACCGCAGCCGCCCTGGAATTCCCTCAGACTGTCATCTTTGCTTCGGAGATATTGCGTATCACACCTTCCTTCTTACGGCAGTACGAATGGCGCATTTGGCCCCCAGACGCCGTTTCTCGCTGA
- a CDS encoding uncharacterized protein (COG:Q;~EggNog:ENOG410PK4R;~InterPro:IPR001128,IPR002403,IPR036396;~go_function: GO:0004497 - monooxygenase activity [Evidence IEA];~go_function: GO:0005506 - iron ion binding [Evidence IEA];~go_function: GO:0016705 - oxidoreductase activity, acting on paired donors, with incorporation or reduction of molecular oxygen [Evidence IEA];~go_function: GO:0020037 - heme binding [Evidence IEA];~go_process: GO:0055114 - oxidation-reduction process [Evidence IEA]) translates to MVGEIIAVWFGSVHQLAMTATYAIEDLCLHEEYVHPLREEINRIAPEGLCPELAAMPLLDSFLRETVRCTNSDAITVRRKALTPFTFSDGVRVDQGDWVCIPQRAMMRDPARYSHAQQFDGFRFARANKLLALNEGCADVPEGAPLQLTDVDVDWPIWGLGNTACPGRFYATTVLKLMMVCILQGWECRLADPRALRWRTWRSSVVPRTGTVVVFQRRQMESPTLVRRA, encoded by the exons ATGGTGGGTGAGATTATTGCAGTCTGGTTTGGGTCTGTGCATCAGTTGGCCATG ACTGCGACATACGCGATCGAGGATTTATGCTTGCATGAGGAGTACGTGCACCCGCTTCGGGAGGAAATCAATCGTATCGCTCCTGAAGGCTTGTGCCCTGAGCTGGCCGCTATGCCACTTCTGGATAGCTTTTTGCGCGAAACCGTTCGTTGTACTAACTCCGACGCTA TCACCGTACGACGCAAAGCATTGACACCGTTCACATTCTCTGATGGGGTACGAGTAGACCAGGGAGACTGGGTCTGTATTCCACAACGAGCAATGATGCGCGATCCGGCTCGCTATTCGCACGCACAGCAATTTGATGGCTTCCGATTCGCGAGAGCCAACAAGCTCTTGGCTCTAAATGAGGGCTGTGCTGATGTGCCAGAAGGAGCACCGTTGCAGCTGACAGATGTAGATGTGGATTGGCCTATATGGGGACTGGGAAACACAGCCTG TCCAGGCAGGTTTTACGCGACCACAGTGTTgaagttgatgatggtgtgcATTCTTCAGGGATGGGAGTGCAGACTGGCGGACCCTCGGGCTCTTCGGTGGCGTACGTGGCGGTCCAGTGTTGTCCCCCGCACtgggacggtggtggtgtttcaACGCCGGCAGATGGAGTCGCCCACCTTGGTCCGGAGGGCGTGA
- a CDS encoding uncharacterized protein (COG:S;~EggNog:ENOG410PR9P;~TransMembrane:7 (o32-55i67-89o109-131i143-160o187-214i226-246o258-283i)) gives MASSYTGIDLCAYPAGTPPSGQSSNLVDPPSLAATTIAVTTVTLVWAVTVTAARVHTKLSKLGLADCFVVIALALSATYLGLVLAMLKYAKHQWDIPACWFNGTYMKILYAQGVLLGPTIFFAKCSIFLLYRQIFTIQKPLKIAIWVGLIFTFLLYWAGVPLESYFSAPHVGETWEDLLTNGRPGQLIYWGIVQGTCSVVLDIYIFLLPLPMLAQLQMAHWRRLQLLAVFSTAMMGIVASVCALVFRVRLKTTADTTYVQSALFICVIVENNVAIIVSSMPFFPAFLRAKVLDAVVFRSLWSKLSSLRHSSDRSAYAKGSELKNSSTSTPSKGRKWSSRNLLDGVTDNQNHELEDVSKSTVAVQIRAGSHSTSNHERGISREVNIQQETQSMV, from the exons ATGGCTTCCAGCTATACGGGAATTGATCTTTGTGCCTACCCAGCGGGCACGCCCCCGTCTGGCCAGTCGTCGAACCTGGTGGATCCACCCTCTTTGGCAGCAACTACCATCGCGGTGACAACGGTGACTTTGGTGTGGGCAGTCACTGTTACTGCAGCTAGAGTGCATACAAAACTAAGCAAGCTGGGTTTGGCTGACT GCTTTGTGGTCATTGCCTTGGCATTGTCGGCAACTTACTTAGGCTTAGTTTTAGCGA TGCTGAAATATGCCAAACATCAGTGGGACATTCCCGCCTGCTGGTTCAATGGCACGTATATGAAG ATATTGTACGCTCAAGGTGTGCTCCTTGGGCCCACAATCTTCTTCGCGAAATGCtccatcttccttctttatCGCCAAATCTTTACCATCCAGAAGCCCTTGAAGATTGCCATTTGGGTCGGCCTTATTTTTACTTTCCTTTTGTATTGGGCCGGAGTTCCCCTGGAATCTTACTTTAGTGCACCGCACGTTGGGGAGACTTGGGAAGATTTACTCACCAACGGCCGACCCGGACAGTTGATCTACTGGGGGATTGTCCAGGGAACCTGCTCCGTGGTATTGGACATTTacatctttcttctcccactTCCGATGCTCGCACAGCTGCAAATGGCACATTGGCGAAGGTTACAATTACTCGCGGTGTTTTCCACGGCTATGAT GGGTATAGTTGCCAGTGTCTGTGCACTTGTCTTCCGGGTGCGCTTGAAGACCACCGCAGACACAACGTATGTGCAGAGCGCGCTATTCATTTGCGT TATCGTTGAGAACAACGTCGCCATTATCGTCAGCTCAATGCCCTTCTTTCCCGCTTTCCTCCGGGCCAAGGTCCTAGATGCAGTCGTATTCAGGAGCCTGTGGTCTAAGCTCTCTTCCTTGCGGCATAGCTCGGACCGATCGGCATACGCGAAGGGGTCAGAACTCAAGAATTCGAGCACGAGCACGCCGTCCAAGGGGCGGAAATGGTCCAGCAGAAACCTGCTAGATGGAGTTACGGACAACCAAAACCATGAGTTAGAGGATGTGAGCAAGTCTACGGTGGCTGTTCAGATCCGTGCCGGGAGCCACAGTACCAGCAATCATGAAAGGGGCATTTCTCGAGAGGTGAATATCCAGCAAGAAACCCAGTCGATGGTGTAA